The Rhizobium sp. BG4 genomic sequence TTCAATAACGCCTTTGCATCGGCAAACGATACGCTGGCCTTCACCGGCCCAGAGATCGCCGGCTCCATCTGGGGCGAAGGCGAAGGACTTGGCGTGCGCAAGGAAGATACCGACCTGCGCGACAAGCTCAGCGAAGCCATCAAGTCGGCGCTTGCCGACGGCACCGTCAAGAACCTCTCGATGAAGTGGTTCAAGGTCGACGTCAGCCCGCAATGATCGCTGGCGGCTGACGCCGCCGCTACGCGGCCTCCGGCGCAAGCCGGAGGTCATCATTGCTATCTTGCTGCCGTAACGGACGGGGGATCGGACCTATGGCAACCCTGGGACTCCTGGGCTTTGGTGAAAATGGATGGGGCGCGCTGCTCCTCGTCGCGACGCTGATGACACTGGCCGTCACCGCGACGGCGCTGTTGATCGGGGCCGTGCTCGGCACGATCATCGCCTCGGCGAAATTGTCCGGCAATTTCCTGCTGGTCACCATCGGCAATATCTATACGACCGTCTTTCGCGGTGTCCCCGAGCTCCTGATCATCTACCTGATCTATTTCGGCGGCTCGTCGGCGGTTACCGCGATCGGCCGATCGCTGGGCTATGAAGGCTTTCTCGGCCTGCCGTCCTTCGCGGCCGGCGCGCTTGCCGTCGGAATCATTTCCGGCGCCTATCAGGCCGAAGTCTATCGCGGCGCATATCTCGCGATCTCCAAGGGAGAGCTTGAGGCCGCCTCGGCAATCGGCATGCATCGCATGATGCGGCTTCGCCGGATCATCATGCCGCAGGTTCTGCGCTTTGCCATTCCTGGGCTTGGTAACGTTTGGCAGCTGAGTCTGAAGGACTCGGCGCTGATTTCGGTGACCGGTCTTGCGGAGCTGATGCGCACCAGCCAGGTCGCGGCAGGCTCCACCCGCCAGTATTTCCTGTTCTTCATCGCCGGCGGCCTGCTTTACCTGCTGCTGACCAGCCTGTCCGACCGCATCTTCAACGGCGCCGAGCGGCGCGCCAACCGCAGCCTGGCGCCGGCTGCCATGGGGCAGGCGTGATGGATATCGAGTTTCTCACATCCACGATGGTCACGCTGCTGAAGGCCGTTCCGACGACCCTCATGCTGTTTTCACTGTCGATCTTCTTCGGCGGTCTGCTGGCGCTCGTCATCGTCTCCATGCGCGTCAGCGGCAATCCGATCCTTTCCGGTTTTGCCAAGGGCTACATCTTCGTGTTCCGCGGCTCGCCGCTGCTGATCCAGATGTTCCTGGTGTTCTACGGGCTCGGTCAGTTCGGCTTCATCCGCTATTCCTTCCTCTGGCCGTTCCTGCGCGAGCCGGTCGTCTGCGCGGTGCTGTCGCTGGCGCTCTGCACTGCCGGATATTCGGCCGAGATCTTCCGCAGCGGCATCCGCGCCGTCTCGCCGAAGGAGATCGAGGCGGCCCGCGCCATCGGCATGTCCGGCTTCCTGATGGTTCGCCGCATCATTGCGCCGATCGCCTTCCGCCACGCGCTGCCGGCCTATTCGACCGAGATCGTGCTGATGATGAAATCGACGGCGCTGGCGAGCCTTGTCACGGTCTGGGAAGTGACGGGCGTCGCGCAACGCCTGATCTCGCAGACCTACCGGACGATGGAGGTCTTCCTCTGCGCCGCGCTGATCTATCTCATCCTGAATTTCCTCATCCTGCAGGCCATGGCCCTGCTCGAATATTCGCTCTCCAAACACCGCCGCGCCGTTCCGCCGGCACTCAAGGCTTAAGGAGCAAATCACCATGCCCGGTGTGACCCGTCTTTCCGTTCGCAACATTCGCAAGAGCTTCGGCACGCATGAGGTTCTGCGCGGTATCTCGCTAGAGGCGCAGGATGGCGACGTGATCTCGCTGCTCGGAGCTTCGGGATCCGGCAAGTCGACCTTCCTGCGCTGCATCAATCTTCTGGAGACCGCCAGCGATGGCGAGATCTGGGTGGATGGCGAGCAGATCCGCATGGTGCACAAGAATGGCCGCGCGCGTCCGGCGAGCCAGAAGCAGGTCGATCATATCCGCTCGGAACTCGGCATGGTGTTCCAGAGCTTCAATCTCTGGTCCCACATGACCATCCTGCAGAATGTCATCGAAGGTCCCGTTCACGTTCTCAAGCGCCCCAGGGCGGAGTGCATCGCCGAGGCCGAAGTGCTGCTGGAAAAGGTCGGCATCGCCGACAAGCGCCATGCCTACCCGGCGCATCTTTCGGGTGGCCAACAGCAGCGCGCTGCGATCGCCCGTGCGCTTGCCATGAAGCCGAAGGTCATGCTCTTCGACGAGCCGACCTCGGCGCTCGACCCGGAACTGGTCGGCGAAGTTCTCCGCGTCATGCGCGCGCTCGCCGAAGAGGGGATGACGATGCTCGTCGTCACCCATGAAATGAGCTTTGCCCGCAACGTTTCCAACCGTGTCGTCTTCATGCGTGAGGGGCTGGTGGAAAGCAGCGGTTCGCCGGACGATATGTTCGGCAGCGGCGCAACACCCGCCTTCCGCCAGTTCATCGGTCACTTCGGAACCGGGCAATGAGCATCGTCGTTGTAGACCGCCTTTCATGGCGGGACGTCGCCAGGGTCGGGGACGGGGAGACGCTGTCCGTCTCGAAGGAAGCCGCAGCGCGGATTGCCACTGCCAGCGCGATCGTCGAAAGCATCGTGGCGGCGGGAACCCGCGCCTATGGCATCAATACCGGCGTCGGCGCGCTTTCCGATACGGTTGTCGACCGGCAATCGCAGAGCCGTCTGTCCCGAAACATCATCCTGAGCCACGCCTGCGGTGTTGGCCCGCTGCTGGCGCCACGCGAAGTCCGCGCCATCATCGCCGCGCAGATCGCCAATTTCGCGCATGGGCATTCGGGTGTCCGTCCGGAGATCGTCGCTACGCTGGCCGCGTTGCTCGAGCATGATTGCATCCCCGAAGTGCCCTCGAAGGGATCGGCGGGCTATCTCACCCACAATGCCCATACCGCGCTGGTGCTGATCGGCGAGGGCTATGCGACGATCAAGGGTGATCGCAAGACTGGACGCGAGGCGCTTGCCGCGATCGGGCTGCAGCCCCTGGTACTACGCGCCAAGGAAGGGCTGAGCCTCGTCAACGGAACGGCCTGCGCGACTGGCCTGCTCTCTGTCGCTCTCGGCCGCGCGGAGCGTCTGCTTTCCTGGGCCGATGCGGCGGCTGCTCTGACGCTCGAGGCCGTTGGCTGCCAGATGGCGGCTTTCGATGAGGCAGTCCTGGCGCTCCGGCCATCCAAGGGCATCGCCAAGGTCGGCGCTGGGCTGCGGGCTCGCCTTGCCGGTAGCGGCTTGATCGCCAAGGCCGCCGGGAAGCGCACGCAGGATGCACTCAGCCTGCGCGCCGTGCCGCATGCCCATGGCGCTGCCTGGGATGTCTTCGAGCAGACCGGCGCGGTCGCCAATCAGGAGCTGGCTTCGGTCACCGATAATCCCGCCGTCTCGGGGACGCCGGAAAATCCTGTCGTTTCTTCCGAGGCGCATGCGGTCGCTCCGGCTCTCGCTCTCGCAGCGGACAGCCTCGCAATCGCGCTCGCCCAGCTTTCGGCAATGAGCGAGCGCCGGACGGATCGCCTCGTCAATCCGCTGGTCAGCGGCCTGCCGGCCTTTCTCGCCAGCGACGCCGGCAGCCATTCCGGCTTCATGATCGCGCAATACACCGCGGCGGCGCTCAGCAACGAGAACCGCCGTCTGGCCGCCCCCGCCGCAACGGATGGCGGCATCACCTCGGCCCTGCAGGAGGATTTTCTTGCGCATCCGACGGCAGCGGCAAACAAGCTGCTGGCCATCATCGACAATGCCGAGCATATCCTGGCGATCGAGCTGATGGCGGCAGCCCAGGCACATGATTTCCTGACGGCGAACGGAACGCGCGCCAAGGGAACCGAGGCGATCCATTCGGCTATCCGCTCGGTGATTGCCCATTACGAAGATGACCGCCCGCTCGGCGCGGATATCGAGACGCTGAAATCCCTGATCACCGCGCAGATGCCGGCGCAATAATGCGAGAGACGAGAGCGATGCCCGCAGAATTCGATGTTGCCATCATTGGCCTCGGCGCAATGGGCAGTGCTGCCGCGGCCTTCGCCGCCTCGCGCGGCGCCAAGGTGATCGGCATCGAGGCACATTATCCGGCGCATGCGCTAAGCTCTTCCCATGGCGACAGCCGCCTGATCCGGCTCGGCTATTTCGAGGACCCGTCCTATGTGCCGTTGCTGAAGCGCGCCTATGAGAACTGGCGGATGCTCGAGGCGCGGCTCAGGGAAGAGATCCTGACGGTGACGGGTGTTCTCCAGATCGGCCGTCCCGACAGCAAGATCGTCAGCGGAACGCTCGCCTCCTGCAAGATGCACGGCCTGACGCATGAGCTGCTCGACAAGCACGAAATGGCGCGGCGCTATCCGGCCTTCGCGCTCGATTATGACGAGATCGGCCTGCTCGATCCGCAGGGTGGCTATATCCGCCCGGAGGCGGCGATCATGGGCTTTCTCAAGCTTGCGGTTGGTGATGGCGCCGAACTGCATTTCGGCGAACGGGTCGAGGCCATTTCGCCGGATGCGGACGGCGTCACCGTCATCTCGGCCAATGGCCGCTACCACGCTAGAAAGGTGATCATCGCGACGGGAGCGTGGATTGCCGAGCTCGTTCCGGAACTCGTCTCGAAGGCGCAGCCGATCCGTCAGGTCGTCGCCTGGTATCAGCCGGAAGACGGCTTCATCGCCCAGCCGGGCCGGATGACCTGCTTCCTGCGCGACGACGGCGAGAACGGCTCCTTCTTCGGCTTCCCGGCGATCGGCGCCGACGGTGTGAAGATCGGCCGCCACGCGCATTTCCGCGAGCCGATCGACCCCACGCTGCCCAATCCGCCCGTCAACGGCGCCGATACCGAGCTGCTCGACACCTTCGCCCGAAAGCGCCTTCCCAAGGCCGCCTCGCATCGTATCCGCGCCACGACCTGCCGTTACACGATGCTGCCGAGCGAGGACTTCCTCATCGATTTCGCCCCGGCAACCGCAACGTCGTGGTGTCCTCTGCCTGCTCCGGCCACGGCTTCAAATTCACCAGCGTCATCGGCGAAATCCTTTCGGACCTCGCCCTCGACGGCGGCACCAAACTTCCGACGTCGCTCTTCTCGTTCGAACGGCATTTTCCGAAGGGATGATGGTGCCGCGCTCCAGCCGGCACCATCATCAGCCTCAAGCGCTTGCCTTCTGCCGGTAGGCGGAAACGGTGAGCCAGATGGCCGAGACGAGGAAGTAGAAGGCGCCGAAGGCGGCGTAGGGGGCGATGTCGAGGATCGATGGCGGCATGGAGCCCAGCGACTTGCCGATCATGAATCCCCCGCGAGCGCCGATTGGGCGCCGCTGAGGATCATCGCCCACTGGGCGCCGTATGAACGCCAGCGGCGGACACCCGTATAGAGCTGCAGCAGGCCCGACAGGATCGCCCAGACGCCGAAGACGGCGAGGACCGCGTAGCTGTCCTTCATGACTGCGACGATGACGACGATGGTCATGATCGTGCTGGTCGCGACGTTCAGGCTCTGCGACCTGTTTGCCGCCAGGCCGCCATTGGCGCGGGCATCGATCAGATTGGCGAGCGCATCCCAGGCCGGATAGATGACGAGCAGCAAGGCGGCGATGGCCGGCTGGCCTGCCGCCAGGATCGCTGCACCCACCCAGACAACCGAGAAGGCCGCACGGGCGTAATAATAGGACCGCAGCCAGCTCGACTGTGCCGACGATTGAACTTGCATGATAAAATCCTTATGTTGATGCCTCCCTACTAATAGGTAGGCATATTATGGATGTCAACACATCGTTTCAGCAGGTGGGTGATGGCAGCGTTGACTGGCCATCCTACTAGCAGGTAGGTAATCGGGATGAACCAGATGACGACAGCAGACGCGATCCTCGATCACGCGCAGAAACTGATCGTGGCAGGCGGCTATAACGGCTTCAGCTACGGCGATATTTCAGATGCCATCGGCATCCGCAGGGCGAGCATCCACCACCATTTCCCGACCAAAGCCCATCTGGTCTCGGTGCTTGTCGAGCGCTATGTCGGCCGCGCCCGCGAGGGACTGCAATCGATCAAAACGCATGTCGACGATCCCGCAGCGCAGATCGGCGCCTATCTCGATTACTGGCAGCAATGCGTGACGGATGGTGCTCAGCCCTTCTGCGTCTGCGCCATGCTGGCGAGCGAGATGCAGATGCTGCCCGACGAAGTCGCGGCGCAGGTCCGCCGGCATTTCGCAAACCTCTCGGAATGGCTGGCGTCGGTGCTGCAGTCCGGTGTCGAGAAGGGCGTGTTCCGCCTCAAGGGGTCGCCGGAAGAAGAGGCGCAAATTCTGATGGCGGCGGTTCACGGCGCCTTGCTGTCGGCGCGCGCCTTTGCTGATCCGGATATCTTCCGCGCCATCATGCGCCCGCAGATGGAGCGGCTCGAGCCGCAATAGTACCCGGTTTGATGCCGGCCGGAGAGGCTGTGGCGTCTGCCACGTTTCCCTCCGGCCGAGTATGTCTTGAGCTCGTCAGGACGAGATCTTGTCGCCGGTCTTGGTCTCGAAGTCGGAGGCGTCGTGGCGCTCGCGAAGCTGCTCGGAAGGCTCTCCGAAGACGCGGTTGACCATGCGACCGCGCTTCACGGCGGGGCGGGCAGCGATTTCGGCCGTCCAGCGCTGCACGTTCTTGTAGCTCTCGACTTCGAGGAAGGTGCCGGCTTCGCCATAGGCCTTGCCCTGGGCAAGGTTGCCGTACCACGGCCAGATGGCGATATCGGCGATTGAGTATTCGTCGCCCGACATGTAGCGGTGGGTGCCGAGATGCCGATCGAGGACGTCGAGCTGGCGCTTGACCTCCATCGAGAAGCGGTCGATCGCATACTGGATGTGGATCGGAGCATAGGCATAGAAATGGCCGAAGCCGCCGCCGAGATAGGGCGCCGAGGCCATCTGCCAGAAGAGCCAGTTCATGGTCTCGGTATGGGCCTTGTGTTCCTGCGGCAGGAAGGCGCCGAACTTGCGGGCGAGATAGAGCAGGATCGAGCCGCTTTCGAAGACGCGGGTCGGTTCGGCCGTCGAGCGGTCGAGAAGTGCCGGGATCTTGGAGTTCGGATTGACCTCGACAAAGCCGGAGCCGAACTGGTCGCCGTCACCGATCTTGATCAGCCATGCGTCATACTCGGCGCCCTTGTGGCCGGCCGCCAGCAGCTCTTCGAGCATGATGGTGACCTTGACGCCGTTCGGCGTTGCCAGCGAATAGAGCTGCAGCGGGTGCTTGCCGACCGGAAGCTCCTTGTCATGCGTAGGACCGGCGATCGGCCGGTTGATATTGGCAAATTGGCCGCCATTGCCCTT encodes the following:
- a CDS encoding ABC transporter permease subunit (The N-terminal region of this protein, as described by TIGR01726, is a three transmembrane segment that identifies a subfamily of ABC transporter permease subunits, which specificities that include histidine, arginine, glutamine, glutamate, L-cystine (sic), the opines (in Agrobacterium) octopine and nopaline, etc.); this translates as MATLGLLGFGENGWGALLLVATLMTLAVTATALLIGAVLGTIIASAKLSGNFLLVTIGNIYTTVFRGVPELLIIYLIYFGGSSAVTAIGRSLGYEGFLGLPSFAAGALAVGIISGAYQAEVYRGAYLAISKGELEAASAIGMHRMMRLRRIIMPQVLRFAIPGLGNVWQLSLKDSALISVTGLAELMRTSQVAAGSTRQYFLFFIAGGLLYLLLTSLSDRIFNGAERRANRSLAPAAMGQA
- a CDS encoding ABC transporter permease subunit (The N-terminal region of this protein, as described by TIGR01726, is a three transmembrane segment that identifies a subfamily of ABC transporter permease subunits, which specificities that include histidine, arginine, glutamine, glutamate, L-cystine (sic), the opines (in Agrobacterium) octopine and nopaline, etc.): MDIEFLTSTMVTLLKAVPTTLMLFSLSIFFGGLLALVIVSMRVSGNPILSGFAKGYIFVFRGSPLLIQMFLVFYGLGQFGFIRYSFLWPFLREPVVCAVLSLALCTAGYSAEIFRSGIRAVSPKEIEAARAIGMSGFLMVRRIIAPIAFRHALPAYSTEIVLMMKSTALASLVTVWEVTGVAQRLISQTYRTMEVFLCAALIYLILNFLILQAMALLEYSLSKHRRAVPPALKA
- a CDS encoding ATP-binding cassette domain-containing protein encodes the protein MPGVTRLSVRNIRKSFGTHEVLRGISLEAQDGDVISLLGASGSGKSTFLRCINLLETASDGEIWVDGEQIRMVHKNGRARPASQKQVDHIRSELGMVFQSFNLWSHMTILQNVIEGPVHVLKRPRAECIAEAEVLLEKVGIADKRHAYPAHLSGGQQQRAAIARALAMKPKVMLFDEPTSALDPELVGEVLRVMRALAEEGMTMLVVTHEMSFARNVSNRVVFMREGLVESSGSPDDMFGSGATPAFRQFIGHFGTGQ
- the hutH gene encoding histidine ammonia-lyase, with the protein product MSIVVVDRLSWRDVARVGDGETLSVSKEAAARIATASAIVESIVAAGTRAYGINTGVGALSDTVVDRQSQSRLSRNIILSHACGVGPLLAPREVRAIIAAQIANFAHGHSGVRPEIVATLAALLEHDCIPEVPSKGSAGYLTHNAHTALVLIGEGYATIKGDRKTGREALAAIGLQPLVLRAKEGLSLVNGTACATGLLSVALGRAERLLSWADAAAALTLEAVGCQMAAFDEAVLALRPSKGIAKVGAGLRARLAGSGLIAKAAGKRTQDALSLRAVPHAHGAAWDVFEQTGAVANQELASVTDNPAVSGTPENPVVSSEAHAVAPALALAADSLAIALAQLSAMSERRTDRLVNPLVSGLPAFLASDAGSHSGFMIAQYTAAALSNENRRLAAPAATDGGITSALQEDFLAHPTAAANKLLAIIDNAEHILAIELMAAAQAHDFLTANGTRAKGTEAIHSAIRSVIAHYEDDRPLGADIETLKSLITAQMPAQ
- a CDS encoding TetR/AcrR family transcriptional regulator produces the protein MNQMTTADAILDHAQKLIVAGGYNGFSYGDISDAIGIRRASIHHHFPTKAHLVSVLVERYVGRAREGLQSIKTHVDDPAAQIGAYLDYWQQCVTDGAQPFCVCAMLASEMQMLPDEVAAQVRRHFANLSEWLASVLQSGVEKGVFRLKGSPEEEAQILMAAVHGALLSARAFADPDIFRAIMRPQMERLEPQ
- the yghU gene encoding glutathione-dependent disulfide-bond oxidoreductase, with amino-acid sequence MSDKNPADNFPAGYQVPKVWTWEKGNGGQFANINRPIAGPTHDKELPVGKHPLQLYSLATPNGVKVTIMLEELLAAGHKGAEYDAWLIKIGDGDQFGSGFVEVNPNSKIPALLDRSTAEPTRVFESGSILLYLARKFGAFLPQEHKAHTETMNWLFWQMASAPYLGGGFGHFYAYAPIHIQYAIDRFSMEVKRQLDVLDRHLGTHRYMSGDEYSIADIAIWPWYGNLAQGKAYGEAGTFLEVESYKNVQRWTAEIAARPAVKRGRMVNRVFGEPSEQLRERHDASDFETKTGDKISS